A segment of the Marinitoga hydrogenitolerans DSM 16785 genome:
CTGTTGTTCCACCACCAAGATCTACTATTAAATGTCCATTTGGTTTTGTTATATCAAGACCTATACCTATGGCAGCAATAATAGGTTCTAAAACTAAAAACGCTTTATTTGCTCCCACTTTTTCTGCCGCATCCTTAACAGCTCTTCTTTCTACATCTGTAGTTCTAGCTGGAATTCCTATTACAAGATTTGGTTTTGAAGGTAAAAATCCTGTTTTAGCCTGTTTAATAAAAAATCTTAATAATTGTTCTATTAAAGAAGGATATGCAATTACTCCATCCTGCATAGGATGCACTATTTCAACACCATATGGTGTTTTTCCTACCATTGCTTTTGCCTCATTACCAAATGCTGTTATAGTATTTGTTAGCTTATCTACTGCAACTACAGAAGGTTCATTAATTAATATTCCTTCATTTTTTTTATATACTATAAAAGTTGCTGTCCCTAAATCTATTCCTAAATCATGTTTAGCCATATTCTTTCCTCCTATACATTTTTCAACTTTAATTATACAAGAAAAAATCTAAAAAAACAACTATTTATTTTTTATAATATTTTTCCACGTTGTTTCTATCCAACTTTGAAAGTCGTTATAAAAAGAGAGTGCCTTATAATCTTCGTAATAACTATTACTTAAATTAAATATATCTTCAAACATTATTCCAATACCGCTATATTGCGGATAATCAACGCCATCAATTCTCACTACAGAATTTACAATTGCTGGGTTTACATAATTACTTAAAAATTCTCCTGTGTTTAGTATTAAGCTATTAATATCTAACATATCTGTCGGTTCTGAAACATAATTATTTCCATCATTTTTATATAAATTATAATTACTTTCTGTATTTATTATATTGTCAACCTTATTCCATATTATATTTATTTTTTTCATATCAACTCCTACAAGACTTAATCTATCTAAATAAAATTCTTCAGTATAATAATATTTATATTTTTTTATAATATTAGAAACAAATGACTTTTCTAAATTATTAATATCTAAATCATGAAAAAAATCATAGTAAAAACCAAATCCCGCAATGCTATATACTGAACCAATGAAATAATCCACCAAATCTTTAAATTCATATATAATTTCAAAACTTGTCATATTACATGCATCAAATGCAAGTATATTAATTTTTACATTATACTTATTATTGTATTCACTAATAACACTTTTAATATCCTTTATTTTTAAATAACTATTAGTTGTATCATCCTGAATAATGGCTTTTGGTTGAATTTTTATACCTTTTGACTCCCAAGCCCAACCATTACCATGATCCCACAAATCCAATATTTTTATAGTATTTTCATTTTTTACTGCTAATTTTTCTAAAAATTTAAAAATTGTTTTTGTTGACGCAGAACTCAATTCACTATCAAATTGCAATTCTTCTGGTACATATCTATATTCAAAATATTGTCCATTAAAATTTGAAATAAATATTATTTCATCTCTTTTTGCATATCTATCTCCTAAAACTGTAACTACAGTATTTATTGATGATTGTTTTATAGATTTTTCAATTTCTGAAATATCAAGATCAAAAAAATAATCTAATTCATTTGTTATAGGATCCTCATATTTTACATCAAGACTATTATCCGCTCCACCATACAACAAAAACTGTAAATCTGGTTCTATTTTTTTTATAATATCTGTATATTGTCTATTCTTATAAAATTCTGTTAATTTTATCGTTATTTCATCATGTAAAATTAGATTTGTTTTTAATTTATAAATAATATCACCATCATAGCTATAAATTAATGAATTTCCATTATAAATCTCAATTTTTGTAATAGGTCTTGAAAATTCTAAAACCAGAGGCATTCCTTCTAAATATTCTTTCGTAAGTAACGGACTTTGTTTTTGAAAGGTTATACATGATGAAAGAAACAAAATCATAATTGCAAATAAAATTATCAAAGTTATTTTCTTCATAAATCACCTCTGTATTTTTAAAATGGCGGCTTAAAGCCGCCATTTATTATGAAGCATAAGCTACACTTCTCTTTTCTCTAATAACTGTAACTTTAATAACTCCAGGATATTCCATAATCTCTTCAATCTTAGCAGAAATATCTCTTGCTAATTTGTCAGCTAAAGCATCATCAATCTTATCAGGTTGCACAATAACCCTTAATTCCCTTCCTGCTTGAATTGCATAAGCTTTATCAACATGTCTAAAACTTTTTGCTATTTCTTCTAATTGCTCAATTCTTCTAATATAATTTTCAAGTGTTTCTCTTCTTGCACCAGGTCTAGCAGCAGAAACTGCATCAGCAGCACCAACAATTACAGCTTCTGGAGTCATTGGATCCACTTCATTATGATGATATTGAATAGCATTCACAACTTCTAACCTTTCATTATATCTCTTTGCAATTTGACCTCCAACAACGGCATGTGACCCTTCAACTTCATGATCTATAGCTTTACCTATATCGTGTAA
Coding sequences within it:
- a CDS encoding clostripain-related cysteine peptidase, whose amino-acid sequence is MKKITLIILFAIMILFLSSCITFQKQSPLLTKEYLEGMPLVLEFSRPITKIEIYNGNSLIYSYDGDIIYKLKTNLILHDEITIKLTEFYKNRQYTDIIKKIEPDLQFLLYGGADNSLDVKYEDPITNELDYFFDLDISEIEKSIKQSSINTVVTVLGDRYAKRDEIIFISNFNGQYFEYRYVPEELQFDSELSSASTKTIFKFLEKLAVKNENTIKILDLWDHGNGWAWESKGIKIQPKAIIQDDTTNSYLKIKDIKSVISEYNNKYNVKINILAFDACNMTSFEIIYEFKDLVDYFIGSVYSIAGFGFYYDFFHDLDINNLEKSFVSNIIKKYKYYYTEEFYLDRLSLVGVDMKKINIIWNKVDNIINTESNYNLYKNDGNNYVSEPTDMLDINSLILNTGEFLSNYVNPAIVNSVVRIDGVDYPQYSGIGIMFEDIFNLSNSYYEDYKALSFYNDFQSWIETTWKNIIKNK